One stretch of Bombus vancouverensis nearcticus chromosome 16, iyBomVanc1_principal, whole genome shotgun sequence DNA includes these proteins:
- the LOC117161109 gene encoding uncharacterized protein LOC117161109 isoform X2, whose translation MNMEVTTEEAQAVLLEGMEGAQYITIQRADGEPLSKSVPLLTLNGELISEGMVVDMINAGVGTDYGTATQYYETEDLLQHDLTEEDRRLAAALVAVQLQQQQKQQHLHSQSQHEDPTLPDVSHLETLTPVNTYSIQTVPEPNPVYPTLQPFKRITQNVKQEFINVKSEYDVDVSAESSEDAAPSSGPKRSLPHKKRIPRKLKQQTKRNSARKDGSRINTDVINADPSSDIQTHIFKCELCSSRFSSQLKFFEHLKVHYEPVKQETRIAQATNTNITISVPESVQNLENTVIEEFSEPEDLMEGIRGVVEETGAHIDDETESPLSSVNNESPLWTITDVTDHVHRDHVKPSTVNEQSIHDKDKTDIPQTTKKKKILKARKSNDELTCPQCDRSFHHKNSLVYHMRSHSGERPHQCEVCGKSFFAASALKVHKRLHSGDKPYKCEECGRHFRQWGDLKYHATSIHSEQKQYQCEYCGKDFARKYSLIVHRRIHTGEKNYRCEYCNKTFRASSYLQNHRRIHTGEKPHQCAVCGKPFRVRSDMKRHMHTHSRGRADRPMNRVMAAKNVAEDHDKGSQAKTIQDLVRDLKLEVEATGVVEIVPPDDNPESILPHAGGQTLEYTVTTAPDTNPDRDPLEAVVRTDNMQYFFM comes from the exons ATGAATATGGAAGTAACAACAGAAGAAGCACAAGCAGTGCTGCTGGAGGGAATGGAAGGTGCACAATACATTACCATCCAAAGGGCTGATGGAGAGCCTCTGAGCAAAAGTGTTCCTCTTCTAACTCTTAATGGAGAACTAATTTCTGAAGGAATGGTTGTCGATATGATCAATGCTGGTGTTGGCACAGATTATGGTACGGCAACTCAATATTATGAAACAGAAGATTTATTACAACATGATTTAACAGAG GAAGACAGAAGACTGGCAGCAGCTTTGGTTGCTGTTCAATTGCAACAACAACAAAAACAGCAACATCTTCATAGTCAATCCCAACATGAAGATCCAACTTTACCAGACGTTTCTCATCTAGAGACTCTAACTCCTGTGAATACTTATTCTATCCAAACTGTCCCAGAACCAAACCCAGTATATCCAACGTTACAACCTTTCAAACGCATCACACAGAATGTAAAACAGGAGTTCATAAACGTGAAAAGCGAGTACGACGTTGATGTATCAGCTGAAAGCAGTGAAGATGCAGCGCCAAGTTCAGGACCGAAAAGATCCTTGCCTCATAAAAAAAGGATACCTCGTAAATTGAAACAACAGACCAAAAGAAACTCGGCAAGGAAGGATGGCAGTAGGATAAATACGGATGTCATAAACGCTGACCCTTCCAGCGATATACAGACTCATATATTCAAGTGTGAACTGTGCAGTTCTAGGTTTAGTAGCCAATTAAAATTTTTCGAACATTTGAAGGTACATTATGAGCCTGTCAAACAGGAAACCAGAATAGCACAAGCAACCAATACAAATATTACAATATCTGTACCAGAGTCTGTTCAAAATCTGgaaaatacagttattgaagaGTTCAGTGAACCTGAGGATCTTATGGAGGGCATTAGGGGTGTTG TAGAGGAGACAGGTGCACATATAGATGATGAAACAGAATCTCCATTGTCCTCGGTGAACAACGAATCACCATTGTGGACGATTACTGATGTCACGGATCACGTACATAGGGACCATGTAAAACCATCAACAGTCAATGAACAGAGTATACATGATAAAGATAAGACTGACATTCCACAaacaacgaagaaaaagaagatattGAAAGCTAGGAAGTCAA ATGACGAATTAACGTGTCCCCAATGCGACCGGTCATTCCATCATAAAAATAGTTTAGTATACCACATGCGATCTCATAGTGGTGAACGACCTCACCAGTGTGAAGTTTGTGGAAAGAGTTTCTTTGCTGCTAGTGCGTTAAAG GTCCACAAGCGCCTTCACAGTGGCGACAAGCCCTACAAGTGCGAAGAATGTGGTCGCCACTTTCGTCAATGGGGAGATCTGAAGTACCACGCGACTAGTATTCACTCGGAGCAAAAGCAATATCAGTGCGAGTACTGTGGCAAGGATTTCGCGCGGAAATACTCTTTGATCGTTCACAGAAGGATCCACACCGGTGAAAAAAATTACCGCTGCGAGTACTGCAACAAAACGTTCAGAGCGAGCAGTTATTTGCAAAATCATCGTCGTATACACACTGGTGAAAAGCCCCATCAATGTGCTGTGTGTGGAAAGCCATTTAGAGTGCGAAGCGATATGAAGAGGCACATGCATACGCACTCAAGAGGAAGAGCTGATAGACCCATGAACAGAGTCATGGCCGCGAAGAACGTAGCAGAAGATCACGACAAAGGTTCGCAAGCAAAGACCATACAAGATCTCGTTCGTGACTTAAAACTCGAAGTGGAAGCCACAGGAGTTGTGGAGATCGTTCCTCCTGATGATAATCCTGAAAGTATTCTACCACATGCTGGTGGACAAACTTTAGAATACACAGTGACAACGGCACCAGACACGAACCCTGACAGAGATCCTTTGGAGGCAGTTGTTCGTACTGATAACAT GCAGTATTTCTTCATGTAA
- the LOC117161109 gene encoding uncharacterized protein LOC117161109 isoform X1, protein MSFKFFSKETKNRRGLAKVGTGSHKQLVFTDGKEIILEEIFSHQQLSQMNMEVTTEEAQAVLLEGMEGAQYITIQRADGEPLSKSVPLLTLNGELISEGMVVDMINAGVGTDYGTATQYYETEDLLQHDLTEEDRRLAAALVAVQLQQQQKQQHLHSQSQHEDPTLPDVSHLETLTPVNTYSIQTVPEPNPVYPTLQPFKRITQNVKQEFINVKSEYDVDVSAESSEDAAPSSGPKRSLPHKKRIPRKLKQQTKRNSARKDGSRINTDVINADPSSDIQTHIFKCELCSSRFSSQLKFFEHLKVHYEPVKQETRIAQATNTNITISVPESVQNLENTVIEEFSEPEDLMEGIRGVVEETGAHIDDETESPLSSVNNESPLWTITDVTDHVHRDHVKPSTVNEQSIHDKDKTDIPQTTKKKKILKARKSNDELTCPQCDRSFHHKNSLVYHMRSHSGERPHQCEVCGKSFFAASALKVHKRLHSGDKPYKCEECGRHFRQWGDLKYHATSIHSEQKQYQCEYCGKDFARKYSLIVHRRIHTGEKNYRCEYCNKTFRASSYLQNHRRIHTGEKPHQCAVCGKPFRVRSDMKRHMHTHSRGRADRPMNRVMAAKNVAEDHDKGSQAKTIQDLVRDLKLEVEATGVVEIVPPDDNPESILPHAGGQTLEYTVTTAPDTNPDRDPLEAVVRTDNMQYFFM, encoded by the exons ATGTCGTTCAAGTTTTTCTCGAAGGAGACGAAAAATCGACGTGGGCTTGCGAAGGTTGGTACAGGAAG CCACAAACAGCTAGTTTTTACAGATGGCAAGGAAATAATCTTAGAAGAAATTTTCTCCCATCAGCAGCTGAGTCAAATGAATATGGAAGTAACAACAGAAGAAGCACAAGCAGTGCTGCTGGAGGGAATGGAAGGTGCACAATACATTACCATCCAAAGGGCTGATGGAGAGCCTCTGAGCAAAAGTGTTCCTCTTCTAACTCTTAATGGAGAACTAATTTCTGAAGGAATGGTTGTCGATATGATCAATGCTGGTGTTGGCACAGATTATGGTACGGCAACTCAATATTATGAAACAGAAGATTTATTACAACATGATTTAACAGAG GAAGACAGAAGACTGGCAGCAGCTTTGGTTGCTGTTCAATTGCAACAACAACAAAAACAGCAACATCTTCATAGTCAATCCCAACATGAAGATCCAACTTTACCAGACGTTTCTCATCTAGAGACTCTAACTCCTGTGAATACTTATTCTATCCAAACTGTCCCAGAACCAAACCCAGTATATCCAACGTTACAACCTTTCAAACGCATCACACAGAATGTAAAACAGGAGTTCATAAACGTGAAAAGCGAGTACGACGTTGATGTATCAGCTGAAAGCAGTGAAGATGCAGCGCCAAGTTCAGGACCGAAAAGATCCTTGCCTCATAAAAAAAGGATACCTCGTAAATTGAAACAACAGACCAAAAGAAACTCGGCAAGGAAGGATGGCAGTAGGATAAATACGGATGTCATAAACGCTGACCCTTCCAGCGATATACAGACTCATATATTCAAGTGTGAACTGTGCAGTTCTAGGTTTAGTAGCCAATTAAAATTTTTCGAACATTTGAAGGTACATTATGAGCCTGTCAAACAGGAAACCAGAATAGCACAAGCAACCAATACAAATATTACAATATCTGTACCAGAGTCTGTTCAAAATCTGgaaaatacagttattgaagaGTTCAGTGAACCTGAGGATCTTATGGAGGGCATTAGGGGTGTTG TAGAGGAGACAGGTGCACATATAGATGATGAAACAGAATCTCCATTGTCCTCGGTGAACAACGAATCACCATTGTGGACGATTACTGATGTCACGGATCACGTACATAGGGACCATGTAAAACCATCAACAGTCAATGAACAGAGTATACATGATAAAGATAAGACTGACATTCCACAaacaacgaagaaaaagaagatattGAAAGCTAGGAAGTCAA ATGACGAATTAACGTGTCCCCAATGCGACCGGTCATTCCATCATAAAAATAGTTTAGTATACCACATGCGATCTCATAGTGGTGAACGACCTCACCAGTGTGAAGTTTGTGGAAAGAGTTTCTTTGCTGCTAGTGCGTTAAAG GTCCACAAGCGCCTTCACAGTGGCGACAAGCCCTACAAGTGCGAAGAATGTGGTCGCCACTTTCGTCAATGGGGAGATCTGAAGTACCACGCGACTAGTATTCACTCGGAGCAAAAGCAATATCAGTGCGAGTACTGTGGCAAGGATTTCGCGCGGAAATACTCTTTGATCGTTCACAGAAGGATCCACACCGGTGAAAAAAATTACCGCTGCGAGTACTGCAACAAAACGTTCAGAGCGAGCAGTTATTTGCAAAATCATCGTCGTATACACACTGGTGAAAAGCCCCATCAATGTGCTGTGTGTGGAAAGCCATTTAGAGTGCGAAGCGATATGAAGAGGCACATGCATACGCACTCAAGAGGAAGAGCTGATAGACCCATGAACAGAGTCATGGCCGCGAAGAACGTAGCAGAAGATCACGACAAAGGTTCGCAAGCAAAGACCATACAAGATCTCGTTCGTGACTTAAAACTCGAAGTGGAAGCCACAGGAGTTGTGGAGATCGTTCCTCCTGATGATAATCCTGAAAGTATTCTACCACATGCTGGTGGACAAACTTTAGAATACACAGTGACAACGGCACCAGACACGAACCCTGACAGAGATCCTTTGGAGGCAGTTGTTCGTACTGATAACAT GCAGTATTTCTTCATGTAA
- the LOC117161110 gene encoding transmembrane protein 184C gives MASICRRWRLWILPVLTCLYALLIIILVPILLVNSIKNGFENQDQGALVGGAFVLLALPIAFYEIVQHMIYYTQPRLQKYIIRILWMVPIYAVNAWLGLVYPEGSIYVDSLRECYEAYVIYNFMMYLLAYLDADRQLEHRLEISPQVHHMFPLCCLPDWEMGREFVHMCKHGILQYTAVRPITTLISFICELNGVYGEGEFRTDVAFPYMIALNNLSQFVAMYCLVLFYRANAEALKPMKPIGKFLCIKAVVFFSFFQGVIVALLVYFDVISSIFKTNNMEYIRNISSKLQDFLICIEMFMAAVAHHYSFTYKPFVNLAQGQAWWDAFRAMWDVSDVHNDIKEHLGVVGSSLSRRIRGRSAYQQAWGSATERTSLLPEVTVTTARSAPACSFSSYNTAEMEQNGVDGPVELIPDVQDTSNAVKT, from the exons ATGGCTTCTATTTGTCGTCGCTGGAGACTATGGATTTTACCAGTTTTAACTTGTCTCTATGCACTTCTGATCATTATTTTGGTTCCAATTCTCTTGGTCAATTCAATTAAGAATGGCTTCGAAAATCAGGATCAAGGAGCACTGGTGGGTGGTGCCTTTGTGCTACTTGCCTTGCCTATTGCTTTCTACGAAATTGTCCAACACATGATATATTATACACAACCTAGACTGCagaaatacattataag GATATTATGGATGGTACCAATTTATGCAGTGAATGCT TGGCTTGGTCTGGTTTATCCAGAAGGCAGCATATACGTTGACAGTTTGAGGGAGTGTTATGAGGCATAtgtaatatacaattttatgaTGTATTTATTGGCCTATTTGGATGCTGATCGTCAGCTGGAACACAGACTTGAAATTTCCCCTCAAGTACATCACATGTTCCCCCTGTGTTGTTTACCTGATTGGGAAATGGGCAGAGAATTTGTACATATGTGCAAACATGGAATATTACAATATACTGCAGTTAGGCCTATAACAACTTTGATATCTTT tATCTGTGAACTAAATGGAGTGTATGGAGAAGGTGAATTCAGAACAGACGTAGCTTTTCCATATATGATTGCtttaaataatttatcacaATTTGTTGCCATGTATTGTTTGGTGCTTTTTTATCGCGCCAATGCGGAGGCTTTGAAACCAATGAAACCAATCGGGAAATTTTTGTGTATCAAAGCGGTCGTATTCTTCTCCTTCTT TCAAGGCGTGATAGTTGCATTGCTAGTGTATTTTGATGTGATATCGAGTATTTTTAAAACGAATAACATGGAATATATCAGAAATATATCATCTAAGCTGCAGGACTTTTTAATCTGTATTGAAATGTTTATGGCTGCAGTAGCTCACCACTACAGTTTTACATACAAACCTTTTGTAAATCTAGCACAGGGTCAAGCATGGTGGGATGCATTCAG AGCAATGTGGGATGTCTCAGATGTCCACAATGACATCAAAGAACATCTTGGGGTAGTAGGATCTTCATTAAGCCGTAGGATACGTGGTCGAAGCGCTTATCAACAGGCCTGGGGGAGCGCGACAGAACGCACGTCCCTTCTTCCAGAAGTTACAGTGACCACGGCCAGAAGTGCGCCAGCATGTTCCTTTTCTAGTTATAATACAGCAGAGATGGAACAGAATGGTGTGGATGGTCCCGTTGAACTAATTCCAGACGTGCAGGATACTAGTAACGCGGTGAAGACGTAA